Proteins found in one Clostridium kluyveri DSM 555 genomic segment:
- a CDS encoding peptidoglycan recognition protein family protein: MLPITRKISSYNHSAGNSVKFIVMHDTGNYKDTALANATYFNGGDRQASAHYFVDDTSIYQVVEDSNAAWHCGDGHGTYGISNYNSIGIEMCNSGGYISDTTINNTLQLVRSLMSKYGISISNVVRHYDASRKDCPHNLSANNWAKWTQFKSLLASGSSVDSLITEVKNAKLKSQIAALQYNMNLDYNAKLQHTDGNIYQETLDNLKSIGNIIAKGHKSHIVLWLQQKLEMWGYLKKGSYTDMIYDEPTFQAVTELQKNWERPTDGVLKIETWNIFLNN, translated from the coding sequence ATGTTACCAATCACAAGGAAAATATCGTCTTACAACCATTCAGCAGGGAATAGCGTTAAGTTTATAGTTATGCATGACACAGGAAATTATAAGGATACAGCTCTGGCAAATGCTACTTATTTCAATGGAGGGGATAGACAGGCTTCTGCACATTATTTTGTGGATGACACTTCTATATATCAGGTTGTAGAAGATTCTAATGCAGCATGGCACTGTGGAGATGGTCATGGAACTTATGGTATTTCAAACTATAATTCCATAGGTATTGAAATGTGCAATTCCGGTGGGTATATTTCCGATACAACTATAAATAATACTCTACAGCTTGTAAGGAGCTTAATGAGTAAATACGGTATTTCTATTAGCAATGTAGTAAGACATTATGATGCAAGCAGGAAAGATTGCCCACATAATTTAAGTGCTAATAATTGGGCTAAATGGACACAGTTTAAATCCTTATTAGCAAGTGGAAGCTCTGTGGATTCTTTGATTACAGAGGTAAAGAATGCGAAACTAAAATCTCAAATAGCAGCACTTCAATACAATATGAATCTTGATTATAATGCTAAACTACAACATACTGACGGTAACATCTATCAGGAAACCTTGGACAACCTCAAAAGCATTGGAAATATCATTGCAAAAGGTCACAAGTCCCATATAGTTCTCTGGTTACAGCAGAAATTAGAAATGTGGGGTTATTTAAAGAAAGGAAGCTATACAGATATGATTTATGACGAGCCAACGTTCCAGGCTGTAACCGAACTCCAGAAGAACTGGGAAAGACCTACGGATGGAGTTTTGAAAATAGAAACCTGGAATATATTTTTGAATAACTAA
- a CDS encoding hemolysin XhlA family protein, translating to MSECYDGKLCEEKHKTLNNTVDEHETWLKKHDEEISLIKQDTRENKTDIKNLIKKMDDLISTIKWGLGIFVTVSIFVMGILLNK from the coding sequence ATGAGTGAATGCTATGACGGGAAATTGTGTGAAGAAAAGCACAAAACACTAAATAATACAGTGGATGAACATGAAACTTGGTTAAAAAAGCATGATGAAGAAATAAGCTTAATTAAACAGGACACCAGGGAAAATAAAACTGACATAAAAAATTTAATAAAAAAGATGGATGATCTCATATCAACAATCAAATGGGGACTTGGCATATTTGTCACAGTCTCTATTTTTGTTATGGGAATTTTATTAAATAAATAA